One Aerococcus urinaeequi DNA segment encodes these proteins:
- a CDS encoding NUDIX hydrolase, whose product MASRKSRYKNPSAGILILTRELDGKKQVLLQHRGQTEMLANVWDCISGHVEAQETVRQAMVREVYEELGIQIQADDLEFVGLTHLRVDDETTYYNIYLTCNRFVGTPQIMETDKHDDLKWVNLSDLPAMADEIVQNRYHAIQHLGQPPFYSEEGFA is encoded by the coding sequence ATGGCAAGTAGGAAATCGCGATATAAAAACCCTTCAGCGGGCATATTAATTTTAACCCGGGAATTGGACGGAAAAAAGCAAGTCCTGTTACAACACAGAGGGCAAACGGAAATGTTAGCGAATGTGTGGGATTGTATATCTGGACATGTTGAAGCGCAGGAAACGGTACGCCAAGCCATGGTTCGAGAAGTCTATGAAGAATTGGGCATTCAAATTCAGGCAGACGATTTAGAATTTGTGGGTTTAACCCACCTACGTGTAGATGATGAAACTACTTACTATAATATTTATCTGACGTGCAATCGATTTGTGGGTACCCCGCAAATTATGGAAACCGATAAACATGATGATTTAAAATGGGTGAACTTGTCCGATTTACCGGCTATGGCGGATGAAATCGTCCAAAATCGTTACCATGCCATCCAACATTTGGGGCAGCCACCATTCTATTCAGAAGAAGGATTTGCGTAA
- a CDS encoding DeoR/GlpR family DNA-binding transcription regulator → MLLEERKTIILDYLNQHHMVDLQTLVTMTNASESTLRRDLDSLEDEGLLIRVHGGAKLKKGANPVIGEEPRFSDKVLDNANEKRMIAQYAVSLIEKGETIYLDAGTTSLLMLDFITPDMQLNIITNGVNQAIVAAGKGLNIQLLGGTLRGNTQAIVGQSAHKQLKKYHFHHVFLGMNGIDLNDGLTTTDEAEAFLKEQAAYQSIDVHVMIDQSKFEKTYPITVTLNCEFQVVTNIFKDRHAKEDFTQVYKIKEVNN, encoded by the coding sequence GTGTTATTAGAAGAACGAAAAACCATTATCTTAGATTACTTAAACCAGCACCATATGGTCGATTTGCAGACCTTAGTCACCATGACTAATGCCAGCGAGTCAACCTTGCGTCGTGATTTAGATAGTCTGGAAGATGAAGGACTCTTAATTCGCGTTCATGGTGGTGCCAAGTTGAAGAAGGGTGCTAATCCTGTAATTGGAGAAGAACCCCGATTTAGTGACAAGGTACTCGATAATGCAAATGAGAAGCGAATGATTGCCCAATATGCAGTTAGTCTGATAGAAAAAGGCGAAACTATTTATCTAGATGCCGGTACAACTTCTTTACTAATGCTTGATTTCATCACACCAGACATGCAATTAAATATCATCACGAATGGTGTCAATCAAGCGATTGTTGCAGCTGGTAAAGGCTTGAATATCCAATTATTAGGGGGCACCTTACGGGGTAATACCCAAGCAATTGTTGGTCAAAGCGCTCATAAGCAATTAAAGAAATACCATTTTCACCATGTGTTTTTAGGAATGAATGGGATCGATTTAAATGATGGACTGACGACAACTGACGAAGCGGAAGCCTTTTTGAAAGAGCAAGCAGCCTATCAAAGTATAGACGTTCATGTCATGATTGACCAAAGTAAGTTTGAGAAAACTTATCCAATCACGGTAACCTTAAATTGTGAATTTCAAGTCGTTACAAATATTTTTAAAGACCGACATGCAAAAGAAGATTTTACTCAAGTATATAAAATAAAGGAGGTAAACAATTGA
- the pfkB gene encoding 1-phosphofructokinase: MIYTLTLNPSIDYLMYIDEIQAGKTNRSTREQMLPGGKGINVSRILNQFEVPNIALGFVGGFSGDFIREWLEKEGSSTQFIEISSPTRINVKTKGTNETEINGAGPVIDEEAINQLRQQIQMMTSEDLIVLSGSKAQGLPEDFYLSLISLLKERGIPFIFDTASQELIKALPMAPLLVKPNQDELGDLFGVEINSLDDVVLYGKKLQELGAENVVVSLGGDGALFIDKERIVKADAPQGKVINTVGSGDSMIAGFVAGLQQGLPASQAFVLAVQSGSATAFKEDLAEKEDIDALNGAVGLSFLHK; this comes from the coding sequence TTGATTTATACACTAACGTTAAATCCCTCAATCGATTACTTAATGTACATTGATGAGATCCAAGCAGGGAAGACGAATAGATCAACGCGTGAACAGATGTTACCAGGTGGGAAAGGGATTAATGTATCCCGAATCCTAAACCAATTTGAAGTACCCAATATTGCCTTAGGTTTTGTAGGTGGTTTCTCAGGGGACTTTATACGCGAATGGTTGGAAAAAGAAGGGTCATCTACTCAATTTATCGAAATTTCTAGTCCAACACGTATCAATGTGAAGACTAAAGGAACAAATGAAACAGAAATTAACGGTGCCGGCCCTGTCATTGATGAAGAGGCAATTAACCAATTGCGCCAACAAATTCAAATGATGACTTCAGAAGACTTGATAGTCCTTTCAGGTAGTAAAGCACAAGGGTTACCGGAAGATTTCTACTTAAGCTTAATTAGCTTATTGAAAGAACGTGGTATTCCATTCATCTTCGATACAGCAAGTCAAGAATTAATCAAAGCCTTACCAATGGCACCACTTTTAGTCAAACCAAACCAGGATGAGTTAGGTGACTTATTCGGTGTTGAAATCAATTCACTAGATGACGTTGTATTATATGGTAAGAAGTTACAAGAATTAGGTGCAGAAAACGTCGTTGTATCACTAGGTGGTGACGGTGCCTTATTTATTGACAAAGAGCGTATTGTTAAGGCTGATGCACCTCAAGGTAAAGTCATCAATACAGTTGGGTCTGGTGACTCAATGATTGCCGGATTTGTTGCTGGATTACAACAAGGTTTACCAGCTTCTCAAGCCTTTGTGCTAGCGGTACAAAGTGGGAGTGCCACAGCATTTAAAGAAGACTTGGCAGAGAAGGAAGACATTGATGCTTTAAACGGAGCAGTGGGTCTATCATTTTTACATAAATAA
- a CDS encoding PTS fructose transporter subunit IIABC: protein MKITDILREELMILDVKADNKAAILDEMAQKLVDTGAVSDFDSFRSDIQKREDTMSTGLGNGIAMPHAKNEAVTKTSVVFAKKQGGLDFESLDGQPAELFFMIAAEGGSADTHLQVLAELSKLLMNEDFIAALKGAQDTAAVTGILNLAQAQLDAENKEEESSTDVSAADVDEKQPYIIAVTACPTGIAHTYMAEDALKKKAKELGVQIKVETRGSEGVKHGLTKEDIDKADGIIVAVSKNVPMGRFNGKKVVERPVADGINKTEELINLALSGDAPVYTTNRQDEDDASSEDGAGSGRFNFKSLYKDLMNGISAMLPFVIAGGIIIAISFLIERFAGSESALFLGFNGIGSAAFAFLIPVFAGNIAKSIGGQPALVAGFSAGALANTAGAGFLGGLVGGFLAGYVTILVIEMLKGLPKSLAGTRTILFYPVLTLLITGVIMYFVLGPIFAGINTGMLNLLESLGTANLVLLGALLGGMMAIDMGGPFNKAAYAFSIGIFTDTGDGKFMAAVMAGGMVPPLAIALASVLFKNKFTKTEKQSGLTNFIMGLTFITEGAIPFAAADPLRVITSSVLGAAVAGGLTQFWTTNVPAPHGGIITMVALGNQPLLLILAVIIGSIISALVLGLWKKPVAEEDR, encoded by the coding sequence ATGAAAATTACGGATATTCTACGTGAAGAGTTAATGATTCTTGATGTAAAGGCAGATAATAAAGCCGCTATTTTAGACGAGATGGCGCAAAAATTAGTGGATACTGGGGCAGTGAGCGACTTTGATAGTTTCCGTTCAGACATCCAAAAACGTGAAGATACTATGAGTACTGGTTTAGGTAATGGTATCGCTATGCCTCACGCGAAAAATGAAGCAGTTACCAAAACTTCAGTTGTATTTGCTAAAAAACAAGGCGGTTTAGACTTCGAATCTTTAGACGGTCAACCAGCTGAATTATTCTTTATGATTGCTGCTGAAGGTGGCTCTGCGGACACGCATTTACAAGTACTTGCTGAACTTTCTAAGTTACTAATGAACGAAGACTTCATTGCTGCTTTAAAAGGTGCCCAAGATACTGCAGCTGTTACAGGTATTTTAAACTTAGCACAAGCACAATTAGACGCAGAAAACAAAGAAGAAGAATCTTCTACTGATGTTTCTGCAGCTGACGTTGACGAAAAGCAACCATATATCATTGCGGTAACTGCTTGTCCAACTGGTATTGCCCACACTTATATGGCTGAAGATGCTTTGAAGAAAAAAGCAAAAGAACTAGGCGTACAAATTAAAGTTGAAACACGTGGATCTGAAGGCGTTAAACATGGTTTAACTAAAGAAGACATCGACAAAGCTGACGGAATCATTGTTGCGGTAAGTAAAAATGTCCCAATGGGTCGTTTCAACGGTAAAAAAGTGGTTGAACGTCCAGTTGCTGACGGTATCAACAAAACTGAAGAATTGATTAATTTAGCTTTATCTGGCGACGCACCAGTTTACACAACTAACCGTCAAGACGAAGATGATGCTTCAAGTGAAGACGGTGCAGGTTCAGGTCGTTTCAACTTCAAATCATTATATAAAGATTTAATGAACGGTATCTCAGCAATGTTACCATTCGTTATCGCTGGTGGTATTATTATTGCCATTTCATTCTTAATTGAACGATTTGCAGGTAGCGAATCTGCCTTATTCTTAGGTTTCAATGGTATCGGTTCTGCAGCCTTTGCTTTCCTAATTCCAGTATTTGCTGGTAATATCGCTAAATCTATCGGTGGTCAACCAGCCTTAGTAGCCGGATTCTCTGCAGGTGCTTTAGCAAATACTGCTGGTGCCGGATTCCTAGGTGGTTTAGTTGGTGGTTTCCTTGCTGGTTATGTGACAATCTTAGTCATTGAAATGCTTAAAGGGTTACCAAAATCACTTGCAGGTACTAGAACAATCCTATTCTACCCAGTACTTACGTTATTAATTACTGGTGTTATCATGTACTTTGTATTAGGGCCAATTTTTGCTGGTATCAATACCGGTATGTTGAACTTACTTGAAAGTTTAGGTACTGCTAACTTAGTATTACTAGGTGCCTTACTTGGTGGTATGATGGCAATCGATATGGGTGGTCCATTCAATAAAGCAGCTTATGCCTTCTCTATCGGTATCTTTACAGATACAGGTGATGGTAAATTCATGGCGGCAGTTATGGCCGGTGGTATGGTGCCACCATTAGCAATCGCTTTGGCGTCAGTTTTATTTAAAAATAAATTTACTAAGACAGAAAAACAATCAGGTTTAACAAACTTCATTATGGGTCTAACATTCATTACAGAAGGTGCTATCCCATTTGCTGCTGCTGATCCATTACGCGTGATTACTTCTAGTGTACTAGGTGCTGCTGTTGCTGGTGGTTTAACACAATTCTGGACAACTAATGTACCTGCACCACATGGTGGTATTATCACTATGGTGGCGTTAGGTAACCAACCATTACTACTAATCTTAGCGGTAATTATCGGTTCAATTATCTCAGCCTTAGTTTTAGGTCTGTGGAAAAAACCAGTAGCTGAAGAAGACAGATAA
- a CDS encoding ABC transporter ATP-binding protein: protein MRVKDILLKNKGQAFLAFVAKVAEAILELLVPIVMATLINMGINQDNPSVIIRQGILLAVLPLLGYLTALVCQYLASKVAQDIGTEVRLEMFKTLNRMDRKQLDTITASSVVLRIENDTQNLQLAIALMIRLGSRVPILLIGSIVMAFYVSPTLAPIFVIGGLIIGAILIYINIFTNKQNGQIQRRMDQLSRIVRENFSGIRDIRAFANEKHEVDRFEKQNLTLRGEQLTMGAFQALANPSSLFLVNLAIAFILFFGGRLVNNGQFMQGDVVALVQYMNNILLALNVLVNILLVFSRGIAGINRIDEVLAIKPEILSGQEKLSGHEPLAIQFDDVTFGYGERNTIENITADIKPGSFFGIIGGTASGKSTLVNLLLRNDDVNQGQIIINDSLIQNLDLNAYRQKIGLVPQSASLFTGTLRDNLLMGKKNISDQDLWQALEIAQAKDFVAQNDQGLDMPVRQGGKNFSGGQKQRLTIARALVGQPQVLILDDSSSALDFATESKLRQALSKLNTTIIMISQRVSSVQQADQILVMNNGRSAGVGSHDDLLVNSDIYQAIVASQMQEEKED, encoded by the coding sequence ATGCGGGTTAAAGATATATTACTTAAAAATAAAGGCCAAGCCTTTTTGGCATTTGTGGCTAAAGTAGCCGAAGCCATTTTAGAGTTATTAGTGCCTATCGTGATGGCTACATTGATTAACATGGGGATTAATCAAGACAATCCATCAGTCATCATAAGACAAGGTATCTTGTTAGCAGTATTGCCTTTACTAGGTTATTTAACGGCCTTGGTTTGTCAATATTTGGCTTCTAAAGTTGCCCAGGATATTGGGACTGAAGTGCGGCTAGAAATGTTTAAAACATTAAACCGTATGGATAGAAAGCAATTGGATACTATTACAGCTTCGTCAGTAGTTCTAAGAATTGAAAATGACACTCAGAACTTACAATTGGCCATTGCCTTAATGATTCGTCTAGGTTCTCGTGTGCCAATTTTATTAATCGGTTCAATTGTGATGGCCTTTTATGTGAGTCCAACATTGGCGCCTATATTTGTCATCGGTGGATTAATCATTGGTGCTATTTTGATATACATTAATATTTTTACTAATAAACAAAATGGCCAAATCCAACGTCGTATGGATCAATTATCGCGCATCGTGCGTGAAAACTTTTCGGGCATCCGGGACATTCGTGCCTTCGCCAACGAAAAACATGAAGTCGACCGATTCGAAAAACAAAACCTGACTTTAAGAGGCGAGCAATTAACCATGGGCGCCTTCCAAGCGCTGGCTAACCCGTCAAGTCTTTTCTTAGTCAACTTAGCCATTGCTTTTATCTTGTTCTTCGGTGGAAGACTGGTAAATAATGGCCAGTTTATGCAAGGGGATGTCGTTGCCTTAGTTCAATATATGAATAATATTCTCTTGGCTTTAAATGTACTCGTGAATATCTTACTTGTATTTAGTCGAGGGATTGCTGGGATTAACCGAATTGATGAGGTTTTAGCCATTAAACCAGAAATCTTAAGTGGCCAGGAAAAACTTTCTGGGCATGAACCCTTAGCCATTCAATTTGATGATGTAACTTTTGGATACGGAGAGCGGAATACCATTGAAAATATCACAGCTGATATCAAACCTGGTTCTTTCTTTGGAATTATCGGGGGGACGGCATCCGGTAAATCAACCTTAGTTAACCTGTTGTTACGTAATGACGATGTCAACCAGGGCCAAATTATCATTAACGATAGCTTGATTCAAAACTTAGACCTGAATGCCTACCGTCAAAAAATTGGTCTAGTCCCTCAATCAGCCTCTTTATTTACAGGGACCCTTAGAGATAATCTATTGATGGGCAAAAAGAACATCAGTGACCAAGACTTGTGGCAAGCTTTAGAAATTGCACAAGCGAAGGACTTTGTCGCTCAAAATGACCAGGGCTTAGACATGCCCGTTCGACAAGGTGGTAAAAACTTTTCAGGTGGACAAAAGCAAAGGCTAACGATTGCCCGTGCCTTAGTTGGCCAACCGCAAGTTTTAATACTAGATGATTCATCAAGTGCCTTAGACTTCGCCACTGAATCGAAATTACGCCAAGCATTAAGCAAATTAAATACTACTATTATCATGATTTCACAGCGAGTATCTTCAGTACAACAGGCTGATCAAATTTTAGTTATGAATAATGGACGCAGTGCTGGTGTTGGTAGTCACGATGACTTATTAGTAAACAGTGACATATATCAAGCGATTGTTGCTTCGCAAATGCAGGAAGAAAAGGAGGATTAG
- a CDS encoding ABC transporter ATP-binding protein, which yields MDKTTFSWLMDYIKRYRWTTIGLFLFSTITVLFQVLIPIQIGQAVNEIVGLDRVDFEALWQAIILLGVFALIAALAQYLQNQMSNRLTYHIIADLHRDAFNKIQKLPLSYVDKHSLGDLVSRVINDVDLVGNGLLQSFNNLFSGLILIVGVIVMMLSLDVKIGLIVIILTPISVVVSYIIASRTYHRFTEQVNLRGELGGYVDEMAQGQMIVRAFTFEDDAIEQFTSINQKVHESGMWSQFYGALINPTSRILNSIVYAVVGVVGAFTVLSGQLSVGIFSSFLTYANQYNKPFNDISSIINEMQTSLAAATRVHELMGAKEETPSRDQAELVTVEGAVDFKDLTFHYDSQRPLIEDLNVHVKAGDTVAIVGPTGAGKTTLINLLMRFYDPVAGGIHIDGVNTLDMQRSYLRQNFGMVLQDSWIFEGTIFDNIAYGKSSSTMEEVVAVAKKAQIHDMIMQMDQDYQFKLSENGANISKGQQQLICIARIMLTDPDMLILDEATSSIDTMTEKAIQETFDAMMVNHTTFIVAHRLSTIENADQILYMENGHVLEQGSHQSLLEKEGKYFNLYQSQFDHQAE from the coding sequence ATGGATAAAACAACATTCTCATGGCTGATGGATTACATTAAACGTTACCGTTGGACTACAATCGGCTTATTCCTATTTTCAACAATTACCGTCCTTTTTCAAGTTTTAATACCCATTCAAATCGGACAGGCAGTGAATGAAATCGTTGGTTTGGACCGAGTGGATTTTGAAGCCCTGTGGCAAGCCATTATCTTGCTGGGTGTGTTCGCTCTAATTGCAGCTCTAGCTCAGTATTTACAAAATCAGATGTCTAACCGATTAACCTACCATATTATTGCGGACTTACATAGAGACGCTTTTAATAAGATTCAAAAACTGCCTTTATCATACGTGGATAAACATTCTTTAGGGGACCTTGTTTCTCGTGTCATTAATGATGTCGATTTAGTCGGTAACGGTTTATTACAAAGTTTCAATAACTTATTTTCCGGCCTGATTTTAATTGTCGGGGTTATCGTGATGATGTTATCCCTAGATGTTAAAATCGGACTGATTGTCATTATTTTGACCCCAATTTCTGTGGTTGTTTCTTATATCATTGCCAGTAGAACCTACCACCGCTTTACTGAACAGGTCAATTTACGTGGCGAACTCGGTGGATACGTGGATGAAATGGCTCAAGGGCAAATGATTGTCCGTGCCTTTACCTTTGAGGACGACGCCATTGAACAGTTTACAAGTATTAACCAGAAAGTGCATGAGTCAGGTATGTGGTCACAATTTTATGGGGCTTTAATTAACCCAACGTCGCGTATTTTAAACTCTATTGTTTATGCTGTTGTGGGCGTGGTCGGTGCCTTTACCGTATTATCTGGCCAATTGAGTGTGGGGATTTTCTCTTCATTCTTAACTTACGCCAACCAATACAACAAGCCATTTAATGATATTTCTTCTATTATTAATGAAATGCAAACATCTTTAGCTGCGGCTACTCGCGTACATGAACTGATGGGTGCTAAAGAAGAGACCCCTTCACGTGACCAAGCAGAGCTTGTAACGGTTGAAGGTGCAGTTGATTTTAAAGACTTAACCTTCCATTATGATAGCCAACGACCTTTAATTGAAGACTTAAACGTCCATGTCAAGGCTGGGGATACGGTAGCCATTGTAGGTCCTACTGGGGCTGGGAAAACGACCCTTATCAACCTTCTGATGCGATTTTATGACCCAGTAGCCGGCGGGATTCATATTGACGGTGTCAACACCTTAGATATGCAACGTAGCTATCTACGACAAAACTTTGGGATGGTTTTACAGGATTCTTGGATTTTTGAAGGAACCATTTTCGACAATATTGCATACGGTAAGTCGAGCTCAACCATGGAAGAAGTGGTTGCTGTGGCTAAAAAAGCCCAGATCCATGACATGATTATGCAGATGGACCAAGATTATCAGTTTAAATTAAGTGAGAATGGGGCCAACATTTCTAAAGGGCAACAACAATTAATTTGTATTGCGCGAATTATGCTCACTGACCCCGATATGTTGATATTGGATGAGGCCACATCTTCAATTGATACGATGACGGAGAAGGCGATTCAAGAAACCTTTGATGCAATGATGGTCAACCATACAACCTTTATCGTAGCCCACCGATTATCAACGATTGAAAATGCCGACCAAATCTTATATATGGAAAACGGCCATGTCTTAGAACAAGGCAGCCATCAAAGTTTATTAGAAAAAGAAGGTAAGTACTTCAATCTATACCAATCGCAATTTGATCACCAAGCTGAATAA
- a CDS encoding HPP family protein codes for MTSHYSEEFTRDKPYSVTVAFISHFNALHQTMKGLLVNDDATFFQCVEELAKTNQVIKRNHQFLDQIRQLRNLLTHHKTEVEVNLAYPSEETNQQLFEINKLLTEIPSTRKFIKPVFAINMDDSLEKALTDLHHHQVSQLPVFNKDRLVSVISAELITKFIADEITKNSWFYMDFSKYQVKQIINHSQHKKITRKQIISPDTPIFELDDFMVDLMRNNRNEVLLISEKDDVRKPEDIIGIVTQRDITTILNYL; via the coding sequence ATGACCAGTCATTATTCTGAAGAATTTACCAGGGATAAACCCTATTCAGTAACAGTCGCTTTTATTAGCCACTTTAACGCCCTACACCAAACCATGAAGGGATTATTAGTCAATGATGATGCTACTTTCTTCCAGTGTGTAGAAGAATTAGCCAAAACGAACCAAGTAATCAAACGTAACCATCAATTTTTAGACCAGATTCGCCAGTTACGCAACTTGTTGACCCACCACAAGACAGAGGTTGAAGTAAACCTGGCTTATCCTTCTGAAGAAACCAATCAACAACTCTTTGAAATCAACAAATTACTGACAGAAATTCCGTCAACCAGAAAATTTATTAAACCAGTTTTTGCCATTAATATGGATGATAGTCTAGAAAAAGCCTTGACTGATTTACACCACCATCAAGTATCCCAATTACCCGTCTTTAATAAGGATCGTTTGGTATCCGTTATTTCTGCAGAATTGATCACTAAATTTATTGCGGATGAAATTACTAAAAATTCTTGGTTCTATATGGACTTCTCCAAATATCAAGTAAAGCAAATCATCAATCATAGCCAACATAAGAAAATTACCCGTAAACAAATCATTTCACCAGATACCCCAATTTTTGAATTAGATGATTTTATGGTCGACTTGATGCGCAACAACCGAAATGAAGTCTTATTGATTTCGGAAAAAGACGATGTCCGTAAACCTGAAGACATTATTGGAATTGTCACTCAACGGGATATTACGACGATTCTAAACTATCTATAA